tgacagaaataaatgGGGTGAGGATAACAAGGGCGCACTGAGATGAATATCATATATTCACCTAATTATAATTTAGCCTTAATGTATTCAGTAAAATTTTACTTTATGTCCTCatctatgatttttttatttatatatatttttttcaataaattaaaatgtaaatacaagcTTGGCTGAATGCTGATTTTGTCTTGTTGGTGTGTGCATTGGAATACTAGCTTACAGAATATTTTCATATGTCCTCATCACACTGCAGATTTAATTTGGTGTTTGATGTCCAGTTATCAatacaaattaaatgcaattttgtgtaaaaacagaACATAAACAGAGAATGCTGAAATTAATTCTCATTCTTTCATCACACTAGAAATGGAAGGTTTTTGCACATCGCATAAGATCTTATGCGCTCCTGGTTCAAGCAACAtgtgtgtaaattaaaataactacagATCATATTTTGGACTGAATAAAAGAATTCGAAACAAAgagattttaaattattcatgaacTAAATTCAATTACAAACAGCGCAATTGTTTAAAAAGCTGTGAATATTCACACTTTTTAGGCAGTGGGTcttaactacataaaaaaaaaaaaaaaaaaatctatcttatTTTTGGCACCATTTCACAACTGTCTTCATTTAACACAAACTAAGACATTAACAATTAAAAGTCAACAAGACAGAACAGGTAGAACAAAATTACAAGGATGAACATGACTGATGTGTCTGATGGGAATACATTTGGTGTGAATTTACCAATTTGCCTAAccctaaaaaatttaattaaatacaataaagatgCATTTATAGGCAAGGGTTTATGTTTCTTCacctttttaattaatacatttaaaaacacaaatattaaactattttattttcaataatttgacCTACGTGGAAGatactttgttacttttaaatattaactagaGAAAgtaaatactgatttatttcaCAGCAACTCTATACGAATCCTCTTTTAGACTGACAGCAAGAGTGATTACATGTTGGGAAAATTAGTGGCGTAGCCTGTGGTTAATTTACTGAATCTTAACAAAGGTCTGTGATCAAGTGTTCTTCTAAATCAGTGCTTTTCTGGGCGAGATGAAGTGCTGGGCTGCAGTTTTGTCACCCTCTGTTTTTTCTGGTTGTATCTGTGGAAAAAAGCTTTTCCAAACTCATATGTGCTGATCATTACAGCACACGCCGGAGCCACTTTAATCAGCCTCGGCAGAAAACCTGAGgataagagacagagagaaatctGAGCTGTACTGCTGAGACATCTAGTGGTGATTTGAAAATCACGGCCCtttgattacatatatataaaataatacttttatttagcaaggatgcatttaattgatcaaaagtgccagcaaagacattaataacattacaaaaattatattacaaataaatgctgttctttggaactttcaattcatcaaagatttctttaaaaaaaaatcacaatttcccCAAAAGatactgttttcaatattgcacaactgttttcaacattgataagaaaagattattgagcagcaaatcagcatataagaatgatttatgaaggactgacttttttgtttttgttttttgaaggatcatgtgacactaaagctGGAGCAATGacggtgaaaattcagctttgcatcacagaaataaattacattttaaaatttattaaaatagaaaacatttattttatattgtaataatatttcacaattttaatataCGGTATATTATTCTTATCGATCCCAGATTTTAGAACAATAGTGTGTGttctatatgaatatacatatttacCTGCAAATAGTCCTGATACTCCATTTTCAGCAACTATCCTTTTCATCACATGATATGTGCTGGATGAGACTTGTGTGGACACTACACAGATTATACTGCAAATTAatgtaatattctgatttgaatATCCAAGTCAAACCAAAGCTCAGAATCCCAATTATGGAAGCCATTTACATAATTTCACCTGAATACTCACATTTTATTGTCTGCAGTTCACCCAGTTCTACCTGTCGTCTTGTCTTGACCACATCAAACGGCAGTGTGATGACTGATGCAAACTAAAGCAAGAAAATGCAGGTACTTATACAGGTACTTGACATATCAggacatgtttttatttacagtccAAATACAATGTGGCCAAACACAACCTGGATATTTCACATGTATTTAATACCAGTAAATGAGGCCCATGAGAGCTCTGATGATACAGATGTAGTAAATCACAAACTTACTGATCCAGACAGTGCTCCAGCCATGAATGTGATGGCAAAGGTTGGATCTGAACAGTTGTAATATTGACAGAGCCAGGCTTTACCCTTCTCATAGTTAAACCAGTACATAGCTAAGGAGAAACAAAGTCAAATAAGAAATTAGGAAATAGCAGCAAACAATACACATTCAAAGAGTCGTATGaaggtacagtaggtggacatcaaaaacgttacttctaccgccgctcgtaccgccgccgcggcgtctgcaaagtgcatttgcagcttttgaccgctgagtggcgctttaatcacaagttttcaaacaagcgcatcaaagcacattttcgcaaatagacgtcagttttgcctcgctgatgtgttacatttgacggctgcagtcagggaaaatgaaagaaaaacactatagttaatatatgtatatgagaCCCCTTCAAAATATGGTCAAATGGTAAACATTCTGCTATTTCGTGGTGCATGtcggttcaaaagtttggggttggaaatatttttttaatgtttttgaaagaagtcttatgcttAATGCCTAATGccttatcattaaaaaatatataaatatattatagaatattgcCAATTTGTGGGTGGATTGGATATCCATAAGAAATCACATTCagtttttatcttagtttttgtatttttgagtcTTGTGTTTATTAATCAAGTGCTTCAAAATGTGAAGTGTGTCATGTGAAGGCTGTGTGTGTTTCACCTGAGAATGGGACGTCTCGGAGCAGCGTGGGCCCCCAACCCCTCCACAGAGACCGCCAGCCCTTGTTGTGCAGGGCTGACCAGATCACGGCGCTCAGCTCCCG
The Cyprinus carpio isolate SPL01 chromosome A16, ASM1834038v1, whole genome shotgun sequence genome window above contains:
- the LOC109094696 gene encoding solute carrier family 25 member 40-like: MSSQKSSSVPTKDITPVQQMTASCSGAVITSLFVTPLDVVKIRLQAQNSSFPKGKCFVYCNGLMDICVCENGNSKAWYKTPGCFTGTLDAFIKIIHVEGVRSLWSGLPPTLVMAVPATVIYFTCYDQLCSVLKHRMGDRSDYVPLLAGAIARVGSATVISPLELVRTKMQSEKLSYRELSAVIWSALHNKGWRSLWRGWGPTLLRDVPFSAMYWFNYEKGKAWLCQYYNCSDPTFAITFMAGALSGSFASVITLPFDVVKTRRQVELGELQTIKLSTQVSSSTYHVMKRIVAENGVSGLFAGFLPRLIKVAPACAVMISTYEFGKAFFHRYNQKKQRVTKLQPSTSSRPEKH